The genomic stretch CGCTTACAATCATCCTGAGCCGTATCCGCTCTGAGTCCACGCGATCACGACGCCTGAAGCTGCGGCCATGCTCCACATGCATTGATCCCACGGAGATTGCTTCCTAGCCGGTAGGCTCGGAATCAGCACCGGACCGACGCCCCGAACGCCCGAAGCCGCGGTTCGGCCGAATCGTGGAACTCGCGCCGTTCAAGAAGCCGTGCCATCGGTTCGCGGAACTTGCCTTCGTGAGTCGTCGCCAGCGCCTCGAACAGGCTGCGCATGGGCGCCGTCAGGTCCGGAAAGGGAGCGGCGTCGCGTGCCCAGTCCAGCAGGTGGCCCTGCAGGCTCTCGCGGCAATACCGCTGCATCCGGGCATCCACACCGTGCGCGGTCGTGAGGCTCTCGTACAACTCACCCAGAAAGCGCGCCGTATGGCGCACCTCGTCGTTTCCCGCCGCCACCCACAGGATCAGCGGGTTGCACGCAGCCTGTGAACCGCCGGAATCGACTTCCACCTTGGAGGCCTTGAGCGCGTTCGCGATCCCGTTGTCGTGCAGGAACATGAGCGCGATCAGCACGCCCGTCTTCCATCCGCCCGCCTCGACCCACTTCAGCAATCCGCGAAACACCGGAATCGCGCCCGCCGTAAGGCACAGCGACACCAGCGTGCCCTGCACCCCCAGCAGCGTCTCCTTCTTGTTTTCGTAAACCAGCCCCATCAGGTCGCGCAGCAGCCTGTGGCAGGCGATCAGGCTGTCTCTGTCATCGACGCCGTCCGGCGCGCGCAGTTCGCGCTCCAGGTCCGCCAGCAGCTTTCCCACCTGCTGCATGTCGCCGATGAGAGGCGCCAGGTGCTCGCGGGCGATTTCACCCAGTTCGCGCATGGCGTGGCTCAGGTCGTGGTCTCCGATCCACGAATACGCCCCGATGGCGGCATGAAGCGCTCCCTGCGGGCCGTTCCTGCGCAGGTGGCGCAGGTGCCCCAGGCACAGGCTGCGGTACCGCTCGCTTCCGCTTCCAGTCACTCCGTCAAAGAGCGGCCCCACGACGCCGTGGTGCCGTCCCTTGTCCGAGCGAACCCACCGCTCCAGCAGGGGAAAGGTGACGCGGTGGGGGTCCACCTCGCCAAGGCGCCCCAGGATCTGCGCCGCCAGAATCCGGAGCGAGCGCAGGTCGTCCGCGCCATTTTCGGCCAGCTCGCGCAGTCCCGGAAGGATCGTTGTGAGCGCGCGCCGGTGCCGCTCCAGGATGACCGTCCACAGCCGCTGCGGCGGCGCGCCGTCGCGAAACTGGATTACGTCGCCCAGTGTGCTGGAATCCTTGATGATCTCCGCCCGGCAGCGCCGCAGCAGCCGCTCTTCGGAGAGCGCGGGATGGATTTCGGCGGAGTCGTCGTCTTCCTCCTCGGACGCGGCCGTAGGGCGCTGGTTCAGGTCGCGCCGCAGCCACTGCCGCACCCGCCGGTGCAGCCGGTCAAAATCCATCCAGGCGATTCCCTGCGCGTTCGGTGCGCACTGCGCGAGCGCCAGCGTAAATCCAAAGCTCCAGAACTCGAAGTCGCGCTCCAGCTCCTGCAGCAGCCACTCGCTGCTGTCGTGAAAGCGCGCGATGGCGTCGTCCAGGCCAAGGTCGGGGCGGAAGTGGTCCACGAAGAAGTCCACGAACTCCGCCAGCGACGAACTGAAGTGAAACGATTCCAGCAGCGGTTTGCGGCCGGCGCGCAGCGCATCCAGCGGTTCGCGCGCGGCGCCTGCCGCTTCCAGGGCCTGCAGCTTGTCGTCCAGCCCGCTCTCCAACTGCGTCGGCAGGTGGGGCGGCAGCTCGCGCAGAAAACCCTGCAGGGCCGCGCGGCCGTGAAAGAGGGCCGCGTCCTTGGGGTCCGCCGTAAAGACCAGATAGGCGTTCTGCTGCCGCAGGCGTGCGGTGAGCTGCTCCCAATCCGCCCGGTCCGTCTTTTCGAAGAGCCGGGCGAGTTCCGGGTCGGCGCGCCCGAACGGCTTGCGAAAGATGATCACCCGGCCGGCCAGACCCTTGTCCCGCTCCGCCAGGTGGCGTACGTCGATGCGCACCTGCCGGTCCAGCGAGTCCGAGACCAGCGTGAGCTTGCTGCACCGTTTGGCCTGCCGAAGCTGGGCGCCTAGGTACAGGGCGGCGGCAACCTTGCCCGCCCCGCGCTCCGCACTCAGCAGCAGCACCCGCTTTTCTTCCAGATGCGTCACCAGCGTTTCAATCTGCCCGTCCAGGCCGGTGCCCCACCCGGCCCCCACCTCGTCGCCGTCTCCCACGTCCAGTCCGTCCCCGCAGGAAAAGCGGCGCACCACGGTGCGGGTCTGCTGAACCAGGTACTGCTCCTGGATCCAGGTAGCCCCGTCGGCCAGATTCGTCTGCTTTCCGGCCAGAGTCACCGTGTCGGCGGTGATGTTTCCCTGAATTTCCTGCTCTATTCTGTCCCTTGAAGCAGGCGGGGCGGATGCGGGATCGGGCGAGGGGATGGGTCCGGCTGTGGGATCCATGTCGGACATGATTGTCACTCCGGGATATCAAGGAAAATCGAGGTTGGTCAACGGATTCAGATGAAGCGCGCGGGGGCGGTGCTACTCCAGCCGGTCGCGCAGCTGGTCGGGGTCGGCGAGCGCCTTGAGCGCGTCCAGGGCCGCGCCGCCGGGCGAGGGATCCAGCGCCTGGAGGGCGGAGCGGGCCCGTTCCGCGTAGCGCACCGTGGCGGCACCATCGCCCGCGTCGTCCACCAGCAGCTCGGCCGCCAGGTGCAGCAACGCGGAGCGCAGGGCCAGCCGCTGTATGCGCCCGCGGACCACGAGGGTCGCGGCCACCACGTCGGCCAGCACCGCCTCCAGCCCCTTCTCGCCCGCCCCGGTGGAGGCGGGAAGTGCACGCACGCCGCCGGGCGCACCCGGGGCCAGCCTCCCCGGCCAGGCTCCCGTCACCGAGATGGTCTCGTTCCATCCACCCCCGCCAGCCAGCACCTCGCGGCGCCCCTGGCCCGGAATGCGGTTCATCAGGTCCTCGGCCGTAGCCATGTCGCCCCGGCCCACGGCACCCGCGGCGGCGTTGTAGATTTCGTCCTCGATCCGCCCCCGGCCGTCCACCCCGCGGACCGTCCGGTCAAGCGCCTCGTCGCGGATCTTCACCAGCTTGGATTCCATCGCGTCCGGAAGCCGCACCGACAGGCGCAGCGAGCGGATGGCGATGCCGTACGCGCGGGAGATCTCGCGCAGTTCCTCCATGCAGTCTTCCACCACCATCCGGGCGTAGTGGGGGAAGTTCTCCCACACCGCCTGCCAGGGAAGCTGCTCCACCTCGCGCTTGATCACCACGCGCGCCTGATCGCGAACCTTTCGCAGCGGATCGGCGTTGCGTTCCCGCGCCAGCGCACGCGGGTCCGCGACGGAGTAGGCGAGATTGAAGACGACGCGGAACTCGCTCACGTGGTCCGCCAGGCGCATGCTCTCGGTAAAATCCAGGTGACGTTCCGGCGCGGTGTCCGCCGCGTAGGCGAAGTATTCCGGCTTCCGGCCGAAGAGCACGATTCCGGGTTTGACGGGTGGCGCACCCGGCAGGAGGACGGAGTGCAGCTTGTCGCCTCCCTCGCCCACGCGCTCGAACACCACCACGGCGTGGCCTTCCAGCGGCTCGGGGGTGTGCTCCTTCAGCAGGCGATGGTCAAAAGTGAGATTGCTCATCGTGTGTTCATCCGGTTGATGATGAATTCGTCATGAACGGTTCTTCGTCCTCGTCCGCACGGCCCGACGCGAAGGCATCCGGCGCGTACTGCTCCGCGCGGACCCGGCGCACTCCCAGTTCCACCCGGCTCTGCCACAGCATGCGGGTGGCCGCGCTCCACGGCTCCCCGGCCGGCGGGCGGGCGGCAAGGCGGGCCCGCAGCGAATGCAGCACCACCTCGGCCTCTTCTCCCTCGGCCTCCAGCGCCTGCCGGAAGCGGGAGCGTGGGGCAAGCTGCGCTTCCAGTTCTTCCGCCACCCGCTCCGCCAGCGCCAGTTCCCCATCCGCCACGAGCGCGTCCGCGGCCTCCAGCGTTCCATCCGACAACAGATCCGCGGAGGGGTCGGCCAGCAGTCCCCGCGTGGCCGCGCACAGTGCCCGCAGGTTCCGGAACGCCGTCTCCAACGCCACGACCCGGTCGGCATCGGTTGTTTCCGCGGGCGCCAGCGCCTCGGCCTGGCCGCGGGCGGCGCGGGCAAGGTACGCCGCCCGGGCGTGCGCTCCTTCGGCCATGCGCGCGTGGGCGGCCCGCAGCAGCCGGCCGGGCGCGTCCACACACGGAAGCGCACGCAGCCGGGGAACGCGCGCGGCCGCACGCAGCCGCTCCACCGGCTCCGCGGCCCGCCGGATCGCGGAGTTCGCGTCCAGCACGTCCCGCATGCGGGCCATCCCGGCCCGCGCGCGCAGCAGGTGGGCGAGCGCCAGGCGGAGCGGACCTTCTCCGTCCAGTACGCGGCGCGCGGCGCGCAGCGCGTCCTCGTACGCGCCGGGAAGCGCGGGTTCGTGGCGGCGGACCGTGGCGCGATCACCCCCGAGCCCCTCGTACTCGTCCAGCGCGCGCCGGTACTCCTCCCCCAGCCACTCCTGGCGCACCCGCTCCCGGGACAGGTAGCCGTACTCCTGCCGCCACACCGCGCGCCGCAGTTCCACCGCTTCCGCGGGCGCGCTCACGGCCGCGCGCCCGGCGTACCCGGAGGGGCGCCGCCGGAGAAGTAGATGCGGATTTCGATGCGCCGGTTCAGGTTGCGGCGGTTCTTGTTCGCGGGGCGGTTGTCGGCGTAGCCGTTCACCGACATGAGCTTCTCGTCCAGGGGCTGCCGCGCGCCGCGCGTCAGAAAGCGCAGCACGGACGTGGCGCGGGCGGTGGAAAGCTCCCAGTTGTCGTGCGGGTAGTAGGAGCGCCGGGCGGGCACGTTGTCGGTATGCCCTTCGATCTGGATCTGCTCGTAGGGGTGCGTGCTGTCCGCATTCACGGAGTGGAACACCCGGGCGAGCCTTCCCAGAAGCCGGCGCCCCTGCGGAAGCAGTTCGTGCTCGCCGGGAAGAAAGAGCACGCCCTCGCCAAAGCGCACCTGAAGCAGCTTCAGGTCGGCGATGTACCCGATCTGTCCGGCGGCGATCTCGGGGGCGAACTCCCTTTCCAGGATGCCGGAGAACTGCGACTGCTTCTGGCGGGCGACCGCGAGTTGCGCGCTGGCGGAACTGAAGTTCTGCTCCACGAAGTAGATGAGGAGAAAGAACATCAGCAGCGACGTGAGCATGTCGATCATCGCCGGCCAGTAATTGATGCGCGTGTGCAGCGTGGAGGAAACCCGGACCGTGCTCATGAATCCTCCTTTCGTCAGAAGATGAGGACGGCCAGGAACACCATCCCGCACACGCCGCCCAGAGCCACGACGGGGTTCCGGCGCACCTCACCCACGGCGTCCGCCGCCAGTCCGCCCAATTCGGAGACCAGTGCCCCCCATCCGGCCCGCCGTTGGGAGCCTCGCGTTGGATCGTGCGCGCGGCGCCGCGCCGCCTCCTCCAGCGCCAGGGCACTCCGCGTGAGCGCGGCGCTGACCTCCGCCATCTGCGGGGCCAGGGCGACGACGGCGCCGGCGGACTCCTCGTCCGGGCCGCGGGCGGCGGCCTGCAGG from Longimicrobium terrae encodes the following:
- a CDS encoding OmpA/MotB family protein, whose product is MSTVRVSSTLHTRINYWPAMIDMLTSLLMFFLLIYFVEQNFSSASAQLAVARQKQSQFSGILEREFAPEIAAGQIGYIADLKLLQVRFGEGVLFLPGEHELLPQGRRLLGRLARVFHSVNADSTHPYEQIQIEGHTDNVPARRSYYPHDNWELSTARATSVLRFLTRGARQPLDEKLMSVNGYADNRPANKNRRNLNRRIEIRIYFSGGAPPGTPGARP